A region from the Aegilops tauschii subsp. strangulata cultivar AL8/78 chromosome 5, Aet v6.0, whole genome shotgun sequence genome encodes:
- the LOC109745319 gene encoding uncharacterized protein produces MSSKSKKGSPLSKKRSLAESGESSKPKKSRRGPDPLDTIRFRPLKDGPMITADLVECYTRQFGQDLFMKVNKKERYIDVRFADKKSADSVKRNFQVTWQMPPFDMVLTNTIDGSQIITPGEVKMYQPPRDLDHDNTQPSVPLCWNNPHPVTFEFPEKKDEEADEASPAADESSPAADLPPRVQKPKTTKPRRQPRVIAKYPPTAQPPPPSSRPPFREPKWPTPPPHITA; encoded by the exons ATGTCGAGCAAGAGCAAGAAAGGATCTCCTCTGAGCAAGAAAAGATCTCTTGCTGAGTCTGGCGAAAGTTCTAAGCCAAAAAAGAGTAGGCGGGGCCCCGATCCCTTGGACACCATTAGGTTTCGTCCACTAAAAGATGGACCGATGATTActgcagatctggtggaatgttatACACGTCAGTTTGGTCAG GATCTTTTCATGAAAGTGAACAAGAAGGAACGCTATATTGATGTGCGGTTTGCGGATAAGAAGTCTGCAGACAGTGTTAAACGAAATTTTCAAGTTACTTGGCAGATGCCTCCTTTCGACATGGTTTTGACAAATACCATTGATGGGTCTCAGATAATTA CCCCTGGAGAAGTTAAAATGTACCAGCCTCCCCGTGATCTTGATCATGATAATACACAG CCAAGTGTTCCCCTGTGTTGGAACAACCCACACCCTGTTACATTTGAATTTCCTGAGAAGAAGGATGAAGAGGCTGATGAGGCAAGTCCAGCGGCTGATGAGTCAAGTCCAGCGGCTGATTTGCCTCCTCGGGTGCAGAAGCCTAAAACTACTAAGCCACGTCGTCAGCCTCGGGTGATAGCCAAGTATCCTCCAACTGCTCAGCCACCTCCTCCATCTTCACGCCCTCCCTTCCGTGAACCTAAGTGGCCGACTCCACCTCCACATATTACTGCATGA
- the LOC109745321 gene encoding uncharacterized protein, producing MPPRRKIPQLSPEAVPPPARRLRRKSPRLSPAAEAQTSQLTTPGDRRGLFSCLYSGECDEPPDFCLKFDLMETIPDYYEEAIDRLPVEDMPADAADQLMTSMGRSALSLGLLDPASNIILNTIALLRRDFPDPPLHCRRRSSRLARPSRHTTLSRRDTWARVAGASYLALRSFMVSYFGCLSEEQATRYLHWARGDLVRAVLLVEHDLYDAELQIPNPASQRTQAALKCAAIYVSHPAPDVLVRLQASPLPQQWLDAAAPFLKPQGRKLTLDDVELIVRMLRHQDGAPLDLQVKLLPDSGELTVYYRNFNPDEAQISTHNTNSVNHGVNFSLVTYKVERHGDRLASLSPQSPRGRRSMISSCLEDAEKAYRTGGLVESCCGDACEYTESLRMRLHSTIHAFYLKVFTMLPRSMRLIRDILFAGHCYGPMDPVSNIIVNSIWHSIVYPLPLTEIEEYHIIDALSMLRVEVRSLEGLIALVRGNSDSGCSTQQVMEHLSLKCCDLSQGTHTLQQFPAAAAAARHPQHAALGSFLASLTPNVLYDLRRLLTTGTNGVISPESLGQIEQFLRYKAVTLDPEPRKVSELCEEAKVTLQRMKSYYDSMSLYLCSKLEQLLQKYASEHPLEPKYVLTVICGMVAGSESLDRECYHVNFVAASKSRTAGNKLFFAELNWSCPGEQAKPDFCCPLPLIHTGRCYYGKGTARKIVYPDSVDFLECDHDITPDGTEHTDGMLDVDLMFDFRSDAQFADDMREYCEHQKKLLQEGDEH from the exons ATGCCGCCGCGCCGCAAGATTCCGCAGCTCTCCCCGGAAGCCGTACCGCCGCCGGCGCGGCGGCTGCGCCGCAAGAGTCCGCGGCTCTCTCCGGCCGCCGAAGCGCAGACATCGCAGCTGACGACGCCGGGAGATCGAAGGGGGCTCTTCTCGTGCTTGTACAGCGGCGAGTGCGACGAGCCCCCTGACTTCTGTCTCAAATTCGATCTCATGGAGACCATCCCCGACTATTACGAGGAGGCGATCGACCGGCTGCCCGTCGAAGACATGCCAGCGGACGCCGCTGACCAGCTGATGACATCCATGGGCAGATCCGCCCTCTCCCTCGGCCTCCTCGACCCCGCCTCCAACATCATCCTCAACACCATCGCCCTCCTCCGGCGCGACTTCCCGGATCCGCCTCTGCACTGCAGGAGGAGGTCCAGCAGGCTGGCGCGACCCAGCCGGCACACTACTCTCTCCCGCAGAGACACCTGGGCCAGAGTTGCTGGGGCATCCTACCTCGCTCTCcgcagcttcatggtgagctacTTCGGATGCCTTAGTGAAGAACAGGCCACACGCTACCTCCACTGGGCACGCGGTGATCTTGTCCGGGCCGTCCTGCTGGTCGAGCACGATCTTTACGATGCCGAGCTTCAGATCCCCAACCCGGCCTCCCAAAGGACGCAAGCCGCCCTCAAGTGCGCCGCAATCTATGTGTCGCACCCTGCGCCTGATGTCCTTGTGCGGCTCCAGGCGTCGCCCCTGCCCCAACAGTGGCTTGACGCTGCCGCCCCGTTCCTCAAGCCGCAAGGGCGCAAGCTCACCCTCGATGATGTTGAGCTCATCGTGCGTATGCTGCGCCACCAGGACGGTGCCCCCCTTGATCTCCAGGTCAAGTTGCTGCCTGACAGTGGTGAACTCACCGTTTACTATCGCAACTTCAATCCGGATGAAGCACAGATATCAACCCACAACACAAACTCCGTGAATCATGGAGTTAACTTCTCCCTGGTCACCTACAAGGTTGAGCGACATGGAGACCGCTTGGCATCCCTATCCCCCCAGTCCCCCCGGGGCAGGAGATCCATGATATCATCTTGTTTGGAAGACGCTGAGAAAGCCTATCGAACCGGCGGTCTGGTGGAGAGTTGTTGTGGTGATGCCTGCGAATACACCGAGTCTCTCAGGATGCGGCTTCACAGCACGATCCACGCCTTCTATCTAAAAGTGTTCACCATGCTGCCGCGCTCTATGCGGCTCATCCGCGACATCTTGTTCGCTGGCCACTGCTATGGCCCCATGGACCCtgtctccaacatcattgtcaacTCCATTTGGCACAGCATTGTCTACCCGCTACCCTTGACCGAAATCGAAGAGTATCACATCATCGACGCCCTATCTATGCTGCGCGTGGAGGTCCGTTCCTTGGAAGGCCTCATCGCCCTTGTCCGAGGAAACTCTGATTCTGGCTGCTCGACGCAGCAGGTGATGGAGCACCTCTCCTTGAAATGCTGTGACCTTTCCCAGGGGACGCACACCTTGCAGCAGTTTCctgccgcagccgcagccgctcgACACCCACAACATGCTGCACTAGGGTCATTCCTCGCGTCCCTGACGCCCAATGTGCTGTATGACCTACGGCGTTTGTTGACAACTGGCACCAATGGTGTGATCTCTCCTGAATCTCTTGGCCAAATAGAGCAGTTCCTCCGATATAAAGCAGTGACATTGGACCCCGAACCTCGCAAGGTGTCCGAATTGTGCGAGGAGGCTAAGGTGACTCTGCAAAGAATGAAGTCATATTATGACAGCATGAGCTTGTACCTTTGCTCTAAGCTTGAACAACTGCTGCAGAAATATGCCTCTGAGCATCCTCTG GAACCAAAATATGTGCTAACTGTTATCTGTGGTATGGTGGCTGGTTCCGAGTCCTTAGACAGGGAGTGCTACCACGTTAATTTTGTGGCTGCTTCCAAATCAAGGACTGCTGGTAACAAACTCTTCTTCGCTGAACTCAATTGGTCGTGTCCTGGTGAGCAGGCAAAACCAGATTTCTGCTGCCCTCTACCCCTGATACATACTG GCCGTTGCTACTATGGAAAGGGAACTGCGAGGAAGATTGTGTATCCAGATTCAGTAGACTTTCTTGAGTGTGATCATGATATTACCCCCGATGGAACCGAGCACACGGACGGGATGCTGGACGTGGATTTAATGTTTGATTTTAGGAGTGACGCCCAGTTTGCAGACGATATGAGGGAGTACTGTGAGCATCAAAAAAAGTTGTTGCAGGAGGGCGATGAGCATTAA